From a single Paenibacillus sp. FSL R5-0345 genomic region:
- a CDS encoding TolB family protein — protein MKMKQVGIVLLAVGIAGCSSITQNNGGGATNNPPVTVIDKNKPENPDSQIDEPITMDQLERLDGLYAQDWLNENELLIAQTNPDAKKIDSDSGPMKPTQLYIYNLKTKQVKALKPSEDRVQESPIVSPDGQYVFFHENTSFMMDGGRGVLVHLPTGTSRIITDKDKGGQEWGQWTDSNHLIVGNGKGAILQVGTVSKEEVLLSKDKNVMFDYAAKTGNMLFYINPNPDNTLSAYNLETKKETIVDKSVWRMSLSPDGNQLAMLKSTGDTERTLFLMNSNDTSKRTKLAVTTQMYAFDWSPDSSYLAFAVYNKDRDGMNGVYVADAKTGKIEQLGDFQDVATVAWSPSGKQLMVSTSTFVDNKPKLTTYRLVLK, from the coding sequence ATGAAGATGAAACAAGTTGGGATCGTATTACTAGCGGTTGGGATCGCAGGCTGCAGCAGCATAACACAGAATAACGGCGGTGGAGCAACTAATAACCCACCAGTTACCGTCATCGACAAGAACAAGCCAGAGAATCCTGATTCGCAAATCGATGAACCAATCACCATGGATCAACTCGAGCGACTTGACGGCCTGTATGCGCAGGATTGGCTGAACGAGAACGAATTGTTAATTGCCCAGACGAATCCGGACGCGAAGAAGATTGATTCCGACTCCGGTCCAATGAAGCCTACCCAGCTGTATATTTACAATTTGAAAACGAAGCAGGTCAAAGCGCTGAAACCGAGCGAAGACCGCGTGCAAGAGAGTCCGATTGTCTCGCCGGACGGCCAATATGTCTTTTTCCATGAAAACACCTCGTTCATGATGGACGGTGGCCGCGGTGTCCTTGTGCATTTGCCAACCGGAACTAGCCGAATAATCACGGATAAGGATAAGGGCGGACAGGAATGGGGCCAGTGGACAGACTCCAATCACCTGATCGTAGGCAACGGTAAAGGTGCTATTCTGCAGGTTGGGACAGTTAGTAAAGAAGAGGTATTGCTTAGTAAAGATAAAAACGTCATGTTCGATTATGCAGCGAAGACTGGGAATATGCTCTTCTACATCAACCCTAATCCCGATAACACACTGTCGGCCTACAATTTGGAGACGAAGAAAGAGACGATCGTGGACAAATCCGTATGGAGAATGTCACTGTCCCCTGACGGCAATCAGTTAGCCATGCTGAAGAGTACGGGGGATACGGAACGCACGCTGTTCCTCATGAACTCGAACGACACCTCGAAGCGGACTAAGCTCGCCGTGACGACTCAGATGTACGCCTTCGATTGGTCCCCAGATAGCTCATACTTGGCCTTCGCCGTGTATAACAAGGACAGGGACGGCATGAACGGTGTCTACGTTGCGGATGCGAAGACCGGCAAGATCGAGCAACTCGGCGATTTCCAGGATGTCGCAACCGTCGCCTGGAGCCCTTCGGGCAAGCAACTAATGGTCTCGACGAGCACATTTGTGGATAATAAGCCCAAACTTACGACTTATCGGTTAGTGTTGAAGTAA
- the dtd gene encoding D-aminoacyl-tRNA deacylase, giving the protein MRVVVQRCKDAKVTVDRAVTGEIGKGLMLLVGVTHEDTEKDAKYLADKIAGLRIFEDDAGKMNYSVTETEGAILSVSQFTLYGDCRKGRRPNFMGAAAPAEAERLYDYFNQELRAGGLQVETGVFGAMMDVSLTNWGPVTLILDSRS; this is encoded by the coding sequence ATGAGAGTTGTAGTACAGCGTTGTAAGGACGCCAAAGTAACCGTGGATAGGGCAGTGACCGGAGAAATTGGCAAAGGCTTGATGCTGCTAGTCGGCGTTACGCATGAAGATACAGAAAAGGATGCCAAATATTTGGCGGACAAAATAGCAGGACTGCGTATTTTTGAAGATGATGCCGGTAAAATGAACTACAGTGTCACGGAGACTGAGGGAGCAATTCTCTCGGTATCCCAGTTTACTTTATACGGGGATTGTCGCAAGGGGAGACGGCCGAACTTTATGGGAGCAGCAGCTCCAGCGGAAGCCGAGCGACTTTATGATTATTTTAACCAAGAGCTTAGAGCCGGAGGTCTTCAGGTGGAGACGGGTGTATTTGGAGCGATGATGGATGTGTCGCTGACCAATTGGGGCCCGGTTACTCTCATTTTAGATAGCCGCAGTTAA